Proteins found in one Peptococcaceae bacterium genomic segment:
- a CDS encoding amino acid adenylation domain-containing protein codes for MKYLEQVLDDKADWPKAAVVQEDRELSYRDLGDYSGRLAFLLKGNGVSYNDNVIILLEKSLEAVVSIFGVLKSGAAYVPVDYAIPPERLKHIISNCRPKFVITDSDGLDRLSRISRAANVLLVNKYDDSYDCYGFGDGGKSGTNGRLLKRSEEDNAYVIYTSGSTGRPKGVMIRHKSVTAFTETVVNLVGYSQDTRFLNVSPLYFDASIVDLFCTLKAGGTVFLMKKFVWPNELVNALHKHRITDTLMVSSMLKLLVSRFSNIRDYKLDGLRTVWYGAEPCPTEVIRELKRLLPQVRFIHGYGPTETTHSATLYIFDQVPPGAGGFLPIGKPLPTVKAWALNERSQPVQPGETGELYIGGIQVMKGYCGDPEKTGEALVEIAVQRGEKVYKTGDYVTVDEDGNYVFIGRRDDAVKVGGHLVYLSEVERALLAHENIRDAIVLADEDGLFNARLKAFVVCQEDRELPAEELVSYLRRKLPGYMIPQRFFFLSGAEIPRNKSGKIDRRALAALF; via the coding sequence GTGAAATACTTGGAACAGGTCCTGGACGACAAAGCCGACTGGCCAAAGGCGGCGGTTGTCCAGGAAGACAGGGAGTTGAGTTACCGGGATTTAGGCGATTATAGCGGCAGGCTGGCTTTTTTACTCAAGGGAAACGGCGTGTCATATAACGACAACGTCATAATACTCCTGGAAAAATCCCTGGAAGCAGTCGTGAGCATTTTCGGAGTTTTAAAGAGCGGGGCGGCCTATGTGCCCGTGGACTACGCGATACCTCCCGAAAGGTTGAAGCATATTATTTCAAACTGCCGGCCGAAGTTTGTGATCACTGATTCGGACGGCCTGGACAGGCTGAGCAGGATATCGCGCGCGGCAAATGTTCTGCTCGTAAATAAATATGACGACAGTTATGACTGCTACGGTTTCGGCGATGGCGGCAAGAGCGGCACAAACGGGCGGTTGCTCAAAAGGAGCGAGGAAGACAACGCTTACGTCATCTATACGTCGGGTTCCACCGGCAGGCCCAAAGGGGTAATGATCAGGCACAAAAGCGTAACGGCCTTTACCGAGACGGTTGTAAACCTGGTCGGTTATTCCCAAGACACGCGGTTTTTGAATGTGAGCCCCCTGTATTTTGACGCCTCGATAGTTGACCTGTTTTGCACGCTGAAGGCGGGCGGAACAGTTTTCTTAATGAAAAAATTTGTTTGGCCCAATGAACTTGTCAACGCCCTGCACAAGCACAGGATCACCGATACGCTGATGGTCTCGTCCATGTTGAAGCTGCTGGTCAGCCGTTTTTCGAACATTCGCGACTACAAGCTCGACGGGCTGAGGACTGTCTGGTACGGCGCCGAGCCGTGCCCGACAGAGGTGATCAGGGAATTGAAGCGGCTGCTCCCGCAGGTAAGGTTCATACACGGTTACGGGCCGACGGAAACGACCCATTCCGCCACGCTGTACATCTTCGACCAGGTGCCGCCAGGTGCCGGCGGCTTTTTGCCCATCGGGAAACCGCTGCCCACCGTGAAGGCCTGGGCCCTGAACGAGCGCAGCCAGCCGGTCCAGCCGGGGGAGACCGGAGAGCTGTACATCGGCGGGATACAGGTCATGAAGGGTTACTGCGGCGACCCGGAAAAGACCGGGGAAGCGCTGGTGGAAATCGCGGTCCAGCGGGGGGAGAAGGTCTACAAGACGGGCGACTATGTGACGGTTGATGAGGACGGCAACTATGTTTTTATCGGAAGAAGGGACGACGCCGTCAAGGTGGGGGGGCACCTGGTATATCTTTCGGAGGTGGAACGGGCCCTGCTGGCCCATGAGAACATAAGGGACGCCATTGTTCTGGCCGATGAAGACGGCCTGTTCAACGCCCGGCTCAAAGCCTTCGTCGTTTGCCAAGAGGACCGGGAACTGCCGGCAGAAGAGCTGGTTTCTTACCTGCGGCGGAAACTCCCGGGTTACATGATACCCCAAAGGTTTTTTTTCCTGTCGGGCGCAGAAATACCCAGGAATAAGTCCGGCAAAATCGATCGACGCGCCTTGGCTGCGCTTTTTTAG